The Setaria viridis chromosome 6, Setaria_viridis_v4.0, whole genome shotgun sequence genome contains a region encoding:
- the LOC117859748 gene encoding U-box domain-containing protein 39 gives MGAERARRWKLLPFRSLSLPPASASKPKRRSPDVPVSLSPARTEKEVEEEVPAEFLCPILRAPMADPVILPPGRTYERACVRACADLGLSLGPDGVVAGEGNTQGGGGGAVAIPNDALRAAVRTWCARSGRAAPVAPSAEKASEAVLQAVPSARAQERTASNLSCASEVAMAPARSSSNLSCASDTALAPARSASNLSCSSEGAFAASSSSSSSSGRSSREMAAAEVEVVRGKEQEAVKEKEKEEEPVPVRAADAEEEAVAKAVESGDEMEVEATMAALRRATREGSARRRALCVPRLLAALRRVLLSSRHTAAARADAAAALANLSLEPENRVPIVRAGAVPALVDAVASAAAPPEAREHAAGALFGLALHEGNRAAIGVLGAVPPLLAVLAGRDSDHAPRARRDAGMALYHLSLAAVNQSKLARAPGAARSLLSVASDADEPAPIRRLALMVVCNVAACAEGRAALMDAGAVATASAILSGDGSRSSELQEWCVAALYAMSRGSPRFRGLARAAGADRQLMLIAEQASPGVHEDMAQMALRTMLGLADNSDDDQITECMSNEGNHGGGRVPHRRRVASWSAPPPATPASSHQWRSVCID, from the coding sequence ATGGGTGCGGAGCGAGCGCGGCGCTGGAAGCTCCTGCCCTTCCGGTCCCTGTCCCTGCCGCCGGCGTCCGCGTCCAAGCCCAAGCGCAGGTCGCCGGACGTTCCTGTCTCTCTGTCTCCGGCGAGGACGGAGAaggaggtggaagaggaggtGCCGGCAGAGTTCCTGTGCCCGATCCTGCGCGCGCCCATGGCGGACCCGGTTATCCTGCCGCCCGGGCGGACGTACGAGCGCGCCTGCGTCCGGGCCTGCGCGGACCTCGGACTCTCGCTCGGACCGGACGGAGTGGTGGCGGGGGAGGGGAACACGCaggggggtggtggtggtgccgtcgCCATACCCAACGACGCGCTCCGGGCGGCCGTCCGGACGTGGTGCGCGCGCTCCGGCCGCGCGGCACCGGTGGCTCCTTCAGCCGAGAAGGCGAGTGAGGCCGTGCTCCAAGCGGTGCCTTCGGCGCGGGCGCAGGAGAGGACGGCTTCGAACCTGTCGTGCGCATCGGAGGTGGCGATGGCTCCGGCGAGGTCGTCATCCAACCTGTCGTGCGCATCGGACacggcgctggcgccggcgaggtcggcgtCCAACCTGTCATGCTCGTCGGAGGGCGCGTTCgctgcgtcgtcgtcgtcgtcgtcgtcgtcgggtaGGTCGTCGAGGGAGATGGCCGCGGCTGAGGTCGAGGTGGTGCGCGGGAAGGAACAGGAGGCGgtgaaagagaaagagaaagaagaggagCCCGTGCCCGTGCGTGCCGCtgacgcggaggaggaggcggtggcgaagGCGGTGGAGTCGGGGGAcgagatggaggtggaggcgacgaTGGCCGCGCTACGGCGCGCCACGCGGGAGGGTTcagcgaggcggcgcgcgctcTGTGTGCCGCGCCTCCTCGCGGCGCTCCGGCGGGTGCTGCTCTCCTCGCGCCacaccgccgcggcgcgcgccgacgccgccgcggcgctggcgaACCTTTCCCTTGAGCCGGAGAACCGGGTGCCCATCGTGCGCGCGGGTGCGGTGCCGGCGCTCGTCGACGCcgtggcctccgccgccgcgccgccggaggcGCGCGAGCACGCGGCCGGCGCCCTCTTCGGCCTCGCGCTCCACGAGGGTAACCGCGCGGCCATCGGCGTGCtcggcgccgtgccgccgctcctcgccgtcctcgcggGCCGCGACAGCGACCacgccccgcgcgcgcgccgcgacgCCGGGATGGCGCTGTACCatctctccctcgccgccgtgAACCAGTCGAAGCTCGCGCGCGCCCCGGGCGCGGCCAGGAGCCTGCTCTCCGTCGCGTCCGACGCCGACGAGCCGGCGCCCATCCGCAGGCTGGCGCTCATGGTGGTCTGCAACGTGGCCGCCTGCGCGGAGGGCCGCGCCGCGCTGAtggacgccggcgccgtggcGACGGCGTCCGCCATCCTCTCCGGCGACGGATCACGCAGCTCGGAGCTGCAGGAATGGTGCGTCGCGGCATTGTACGCCATGAGCAGGGGCAGCCCGCGGTTCCGGGGGCTCGCCAGAGCGGCCGGCGCGGACCGTCAGCTGATGCTCATCGCCGAGCAGGCGAGCCCCGGCGTTCACGAGGACATGGCGCAGATGGCGCTGCGCACAATGCTGGGCCTGGCCGATAACAGCGACGACGACCAGATCACGGAGTGCATGAGCAACGAGGGCAACCATGGCGGCGGCAGGGTGCCTCACCGCCGGCGCGTGGCGAGCTGGAGCGCTCCACCTCCCGCGACGCCGGCAAGCTCTCATCAATGGCGATCCGTGTGCATTGATTAA